A genomic window from Halofilum ochraceum includes:
- a CDS encoding adenosylhomocysteinase, with protein sequence HRVYVLPKRLDEEVASLHLTKIGANLTRLTDEQAAYIGVSQDGPFKPEHYRY encoded by the coding sequence CCACCGGGTCTACGTGCTGCCCAAGCGCCTGGACGAGGAGGTGGCGAGCCTGCATCTGACGAAGATCGGCGCGAACCTCACGCGGCTCACCGACGAGCAGGCGGCCTACATCGGCGTCTCGCAGGACGGCCCGTTCAAGCCCG